A part of Aegilops tauschii subsp. strangulata cultivar AL8/78 chromosome 2, Aet v6.0, whole genome shotgun sequence genomic DNA contains:
- the LOC109777511 gene encoding mitotic checkpoint protein BUB3.1, translated as MSASATGQPPVDAGGGRLGLGRELGHPPRDGVSNLRFSKHSNRLLVSSWEKAVRLLDVDATNALVGAFPHMTPVLDCCFHDNDSSAFSASSDHVVRRLSFSAESSYRLGTHDGPVRCVEYSDTTGQVITGSWDRTIKCWDQRGATGLIGTHTQPERVYALSLAGHKLVVATAGEHVNVYDLRNMSEPQQRKSYLNSQTRCVECYPNKTGFALGSTDGRVAMDFFDQSESSLEKRYSFKCHRLTEDRGRVAYPVNAIAFHSEHGTFATGGCDGFVYTWDGEKKKRLFQSPRYPTSIAALSFSKDNNLLAVASSYTYESGKIENEPATKIFIRDVNEVEVKPRH; from the exons ATGAGCGCATCCGCCACCGGCCAGCCGCCGGTCGACGCTGGCGGCGGCCGCCTCGGGTTGGGCAGGGAGCTGGGGCACCCGCCGAGGGACGGCGTCTCCAACCTCCGCTTCTCGAAGCACAGCAACCGCCTCCTCGTCTCCTCATGGGAGAAG GCGGTGCGACTCCTGGACGTCGATGCCACCAACGCGCTGGTGGGCGCGTTCCCGCACATGACGCCCGTGCTGGACTGCTGCTTCCACGATAACGACTCCTCGGCGTTCAGCGCCTCCAGTGACCACGTCGTGCGGAG GCTGTCCTTTAGTGCCGAAAGTAGTTATCGCTTGGGAACCCATGATGGTCCAGTTCGCTGTGTGGAGTACTCCGATACTACAG GTCAAGTAATCACTGGAAGCTGGGATAGGACTATAAAGTGTTGGGATCAAAGAGGTGCGACTGGGCTTATTGGGACACACACCCAACCTGAACGTGTATACGCACTTTCATTAGCAGGACATAAGTTGGTTGTTGCAACAGCAGGAGAGCATGTGAATGTTTATGATTTGCGCAATATGTCTGAGCCTCAGCAAAGGAAGTCTTATCTGAATTCTCAAACACGCTGTGTTGAGTGTTATCCAAATAAAACTG GATTTGCTTTGGGTAGTACAGACGGACGAGTTGCAATGGACTTCTTTGACCAATCTGAGTCTAGTCTCGAAAAGAG GTATTCTTTCAAGTGCCATCGATTGACCGAGGACAGAGGGAGGGTTGCATATCCTGTTAATGCAATTGCATTCCACTCAGA ACATGGAACGTTCGCCACGGGCGGATGTGATGGATTTGTGTACACTTGGGATGGAGAAAAGAAAAAGAGATTGTTTCAG TCCCCCAGGTACCCAACTAGCATTGCTGCTCTGTCTTTCAGCAAGGATAACAATCTGCTCGCCGTTGCATCCAGTTACACTTACGAAAGTGGAAAAATAGA GAATGAACCTGCTACTAAGATCTTTATCCGCGATGTCAACGAAGTGGAAGTAAAGCCGAGGCACTGA